From the genome of Streptomyces sp. S4.7:
GGGCGTTCGATCCATACGGCAAATCTATCCCCGCTTCGCGATCTGTCCGGGCGGCCGGAATATAACCGGGGTGGAGTCCGCTTATGCTGTCCGAGGCTTCGCCACCGGCTCCTCGCCCCGGGCTCTGCACCCTCCATCGCAGCGCTCGGTGCGCGGCGCCCCGCGCCCGGCCACGTCCCCTCCCGTCGAACGAAATCGGACTCCGACATGAATGTCCTCCTCTGGATCCTGCAGGCCCTGCTCGCCGCCGGGATGCTCGCCGCCGGCGGCGGCAAGCTCGCCCAGCCCTACGGGAAGACCGCCGAGTCGATGGCCTGGGCCAAGAGCTTCAGCGCGGGCCAGGTCAAGACCATCGCCGCACTGGAGGTGCTGGCCGCGCTCGGCCTGATCCTCCCGGCGGCGACCGGCATCGCCACCGTGCTCACGCCGCTCGCGGCCGTCGGCGTCGCACTGATCATGATCGGTGCGGTGATCACCCACGCCCGCCGCGGCGAATGGCCGAACGTCGGCGGCAACATCGCCCTGCTCGCCATCGCGATCGTCATCGCCTGGGGCCGCTTCGGCCCGTACGCCTGGTAAGCCGCCCGAAAGCTTCCCCCTACCCAGTTCCTCCTCCGAAACGGAGCCCGCCATGTCGGCCGTCACGCGCGACGTCCTCT
Proteins encoded in this window:
- a CDS encoding DoxX family protein, yielding MNVLLWILQALLAAGMLAAGGGKLAQPYGKTAESMAWAKSFSAGQVKTIAALEVLAALGLILPAATGIATVLTPLAAVGVALIMIGAVITHARRGEWPNVGGNIALLAIAIVIAWGRFGPYAW